In the genome of Pediococcus claussenii ATCC BAA-344, one region contains:
- a CDS encoding DHA2 family efflux MFS transporter permease subunit: protein MKKSSQKLDKIPRNLIIIAWILVFGSTAPMLDSTMVNIAINQLSNYFNSPLSVVQWTITGFVLAMGTAVPISGWLVNHFSGKKVYFWAEIAFGVTSLFSALSWNIESLITFRILQGLSSGIIMPLFITLLVDSVGSSRIGRIMSIVGIPMTLGPMVGPIIGGLLVQYTSWRYIFFINIPIVVVSSILLIQKIPSITPKDRSNKLDWIGIFLLALISSTIVYGVVKASDHGNFTNLTTIGYICLGTLLIGCYILHAIIRHDKVILPLHLFKSTNFSGSMIGTLLAGFITTGPMILLPLFFQDIRGESAIMAAVSLIPQSIGMLISRGLIGRLIDSIGPRWVSITGIFITVFGTIPFVFFDDNTNYWLIALTMFARGIGGAAVKTATQADAFIGIAKIDTASASLSSSLFQQVGSGFGSAFLATVVASFITTHHINSVTDLNSAYQNGFMWSAIIAVIIIAPSFMLTDKRIKNS from the coding sequence ATGAAAAAATCATCACAAAAATTAGATAAAATCCCCCGCAATCTTATTATTATTGCTTGGATCTTAGTATTTGGAAGTACAGCTCCAATGCTTGACTCTACAATGGTAAATATTGCAATTAACCAATTAAGCAATTACTTTAACTCACCACTTTCTGTTGTTCAATGGACAATAACAGGCTTTGTCTTAGCAATGGGTACTGCTGTTCCTATTTCTGGATGGTTAGTAAACCACTTTTCAGGTAAAAAAGTTTATTTTTGGGCCGAAATTGCCTTTGGAGTTACCTCATTATTTTCTGCTCTATCTTGGAATATAGAAAGTTTAATTACTTTTCGAATTCTGCAAGGACTATCATCTGGTATTATCATGCCACTTTTCATAACCCTTCTAGTTGATTCCGTGGGATCTTCAAGAATTGGTCGTATCATGTCAATCGTTGGTATTCCAATGACTCTGGGTCCAATGGTTGGACCAATTATCGGTGGCTTACTCGTACAATATACTTCATGGCGCTATATCTTCTTTATCAACATTCCAATTGTCGTCGTATCATCTATTCTATTAATTCAAAAAATTCCAAGTATTACTCCTAAAGATCGCAGTAACAAGCTTGATTGGATTGGTATCTTCTTATTAGCACTAATATCTAGTACCATTGTCTATGGTGTTGTTAAAGCCAGTGATCACGGCAACTTTACTAATCTCACAACAATTGGCTATATTTGTCTAGGCACACTACTAATTGGTTGCTACATTCTACACGCTATCATTCGACATGATAAAGTTATATTACCACTCCATCTTTTTAAATCCACTAACTTTTCTGGTTCAATGATTGGAACCCTACTTGCCGGATTCATCACAACTGGTCCCATGATTCTTTTACCACTTTTTTTTCAAGACATTCGAGGCGAAAGTGCAATTATGGCGGCCGTCTCATTAATTCCCCAAAGCATTGGTATGTTAATATCACGTGGTTTAATTGGTAGACTAATCGACAGCATTGGCCCTCGTTGGGTTTCCATAACTGGAATTTTCATTACAGTCTTTGGAACAATTCCATTTGTATTTTTTGATGATAATACTAACTACTGGTTAATTGCTTTAACCATGTTTGCTCGTGGAATTGGTGGTGCGGCAGTCAAAACAGCTACACAAGCAGATGCTTTTATTGGTATTGCAAAAATAGATACGGCGTCCGCTTCCTTGAGTTCCAGTCTATTTCAACAGGTTGGTTCAGGATTTGGCTCCGCGTTTCTAGCTACTGTTGTGGCAAGTTTTATTACAACGCATCATATTAACTCAGTAACAGATTTAAATAGTGCCTACCAAAATGGATTTATGTGGTCGGCAATTATAGCAGTTATTATCATAGCACCTTCATTCATGCTCACAGATAAGCGAATTAAAAATTCTTAA
- a CDS encoding TetR/AcrR family transcriptional regulator, producing MKLTSKKRNRRSNEDIQKAIFDATLEIMNEEGFEKVTFAKVAKRSGTNRPVLYRRWETPFELIYDAEQYATDDVDSFDDIDFSGKTMRENLIAILTHFDDSPEFMKAYLVELGRGTDSINKLSKELQKQNLFIMERLLSQAQLDGEIKHTVTDYVKLLPFNLILYQAMIDKSKITKQLVIEIVDQVIVPAIMAQQA from the coding sequence GTGAAATTGACAAGTAAAAAGAGAAATAGAAGATCCAATGAGGATATTCAAAAAGCAATTTTTGATGCAACTTTAGAAATAATGAATGAAGAGGGATTTGAGAAAGTAACGTTTGCTAAAGTTGCAAAGCGTTCTGGAACGAATCGTCCAGTACTCTACCGGAGATGGGAGACGCCTTTTGAACTCATTTACGATGCCGAACAATATGCAACAGATGATGTAGATTCTTTTGATGACATTGATTTTTCTGGGAAAACCATGCGAGAAAATTTAATTGCAATTTTAACTCATTTTGATGATTCACCGGAGTTTATGAAAGCATATTTAGTTGAACTTGGTCGTGGAACTGATTCTATTAATAAATTGTCAAAAGAGCTCCAAAAGCAAAATTTATTTATAATGGAACGGTTGTTAAGTCAGGCCCAATTAGATGGAGAGATAAAGCACACAGTTACAGATTATGTTAAACTACTACCTTTTAATCTTATCTTGTATCAAGCAATGATTGATAAAAGCAAGATAACAAAGCAGCTGGTGATTGAAATTGTAGACCAGGTGATTGTTCCAGCAATAATGGCTCAACAGGCATAG